In Ptychodera flava strain L36383 chromosome 17, AS_Pfla_20210202, whole genome shotgun sequence, one genomic interval encodes:
- the LOC139115829 gene encoding alpha-2,8-sialyltransferase 8E-like, translating into MFNPTRRQKKLIVIQGSKMRIKRSSVSRPRIVFLMGFTMFTSCMTLMLMSYVTLPMTKYYSVSRMDVYNVLSLSEDETVNTRTFVENGLNFQKFYISDINSTNYFPNGSHFGTLSEMKSRKTEHDRVKKTSMHLQLFINDTAKLISNDRSNKLIPVNEILTLNKTGKGLPINETIKLVSVNKAANPISLNETSKLEAVKKTGKTVPVNETIALVNETANSRSVNEKKTFVQAKVTNEQSISPMSIFNSIKTKWKFNAKEAKKLRVILEKDCKTKEMFTVTQKNVELNGTIKFDADRRSQLSVTQEVYKRFPEEMPFKKSSFKKCSLVGNSGILLGSQCGKSIDSSDFVIRFNLARLRNYSKDTGTKTNLITCNPSILTANYSSVEETGSAANFTNYVKQEYGNTTVYSAAFSYRRYAEPAFRAQDALEDANIKSYYTHANYITLVKRFFNRRKKIKEARISSGLLLLAGAFSFCQEIHLYGYWPFSTDPQEKPLNHHYYDKYAWMSKKHDMPVEFQMLIDWHNKGILRLHVGKCQ; encoded by the exons ATCCAGGGGTCAAAGATGCGTATTAAGAGGAGCTCCGTTTCACGTCCAAGGATTGTATTCCTGATGGGATTTACAATGTTTACCAGTTGCATGACACTTATGTTGATGTCATATGTCACTCTTCcaatgacaaaatattattCAGTATCGCGGATGGATGTCTACAATGTATTATCACTATCCGAAGATGAAACCGTAAATACACGGACATTTGTTGAAAATGGGTTGAATTTccaaaaattttatatttcagatATAAATTCAACAAATTATTTTCCCAATGGTTCCCACTTCGGCACGCTCTCAGAAATGAAATCACGAAAGACGGAACATgatagagtaaaaaaaacatcgATGCATCTCCAACTGTTCATAAATGACACCGCTAAATTGATTTCAAACGATAGAAGTAATAAATTGATACCAGTCAATGAAATCTTAACGTTGAATAAGACTGGAAAAGGATTGCCAATCaatgaaacaataaaattaGTGTCAGTCAATAAGGCTGCAAATCCGATTTCACTTAATGAAACAAGTAAACTAGAAGCAGTCAAAAAGACTGGAAAGACAGTGCCAGTCAATGAAACAATAGCATTAGTAAATGAGACTGCCAATTCACGATCAGtcaatgaaaagaaaacatttgtacAAGCCAAGGTGACTAATGAGCAGTCAATATCTCCAATGTCTATATTCAACTCAATTAAAACGAAATGGAAATTCAACGCTAAGGAGGCAAAAAAGTTGAG GGTCATTCTGGAAAAAGACTGTAAAACGAAAGAAATGTTCACTGTCACGCAGAAGAACGTTGAACTAAATGGCACAATAAAGTTTGATGCTGATAGGAGGTCACAGCTAAGTGTAACACAGGAAGTGTACAAAAGATTTCCCGag GAAATGCCTTTCAAGAAAAGTTCATTCAAGAAATGCAGTTTGGTTGGAAATAGTGGTATTCTGCTTGGAAGTCAATGTGGAAAATCAATAGACTCGTCGGATTTTGTTATCAG attcAACTTGGCAAGGTTGCGGAATTATTCAAAGGATACTGGCACAAAAACAAATCTTATTACGTGTAATCCTTCAATCTTAACAGCAAA TTATTCCAGTGTTGAGGAGACTGGATCTGCAGCAAACTTTACAAACTACGTGAAACAAGAGTATGGTAATACAACAGTCTACTCGGCCGCCTTCTCCTACCGTCGATATGCAGAACCAGCATTTAGAGCCCAGGACGCCCTTGAAGACGCAAACATCAAATCATATTACACCCATGCCAATTACATCACATTGGTGAAACGGTTTTTCAACAGAAGAAAGAAAATTAAGGAAGCAAGAATATCATCAG GATTGCTTCTTTTAGCTGGTGCATTTAGTTTTTGCCAAGAGATACATCTCTATGGATACTGGCCATTCTCAACTGATCCGCAAGAAAAGCCATTGAACCACCATTACTATGACAAGTACGCATGGATGAGCAAAAAACACGACATGCCAGTGGAATTCCAGATGCTTATAGATTGGCATAACAAAGGCATACTACGGCTGCATGTAGGAAAATGCCAGTAG